One window of the Bartonella bacilliformis KC583 genome contains the following:
- a CDS encoding ferredoxin--NADP reductase has translation MSTSIPNVKADISSTASNFPIPENVFTLTVQEVCHYTDRLFKFRLNRPNNFRFRSGEFIMIGLPNAEKPVYRAYSIASPFWDEQLEFFSIKVPGGPLTEHLQKIKIGDTVLMRKKSTGTLVLDALIPGKRLYLLSTGTGVAPFASLIRDPETYEKFSQVVLIQTTRECNELTYAKDLVASLQQDSLIGEYAQQLMFYPMTTREPSEHMGRITTVMKSGAFFEETGLPKINSDEDRVMICGSIEMIKDCAAMCEDFGLVEGANNAPATYVVERAFVG, from the coding sequence ATGAGTACATCTATTCCCAATGTTAAGGCAGATATCAGTAGCACTGCGTCGAATTTTCCAATTCCTGAAAATGTTTTTACACTTACTGTTCAGGAAGTTTGTCACTATACGGACCGTTTGTTTAAATTTCGCCTGAACCGTCCAAACAATTTTCGTTTTCGTTCGGGTGAGTTTATTATGATCGGTTTACCAAATGCAGAAAAGCCGGTTTATCGTGCGTATTCAATTGCAAGTCCATTTTGGGATGAACAGCTTGAGTTTTTTTCGATTAAAGTTCCAGGGGGGCCATTGACTGAACATCTCCAAAAAATCAAAATTGGTGATACGGTTTTAATGCGTAAAAAATCTACTGGAACATTGGTTCTTGATGCTCTTATTCCTGGAAAGCGTCTTTATCTTCTTTCAACGGGAACAGGAGTTGCTCCTTTTGCAAGCTTGATTCGTGATCCTGAAACATATGAAAAATTTTCTCAAGTGGTCCTGATTCAAACCACGCGTGAATGTAACGAACTGACTTATGCAAAAGATCTTGTAGCGTCTTTGCAACAAGATTCATTGATTGGTGAATATGCTCAGCAGTTGATGTTTTATCCTATGACCACTCGTGAGCCTTCAGAACATATGGGGCGTATTACCACTGTTATGAAGAGTGGTGCTTTTTTTGAAGAAACTGGTTTACCTAAAATCAATTCTGATGAAGATCGGGTGATGATTTGTGGCTCAATAGAGATGATAAAAGATTGTGCTGCAATGTGTGAAGATTTTGGGCTTGTCGAGGGAGCAAACAACGCGCCTGCTACTTATGTTGTGGAACGTGCTTTCGTAGGTTAA
- the alr gene encoding alanine racemase has protein sequence MNQLVDYKTNAELPYTTVATIDLGAIIANYKILAQHIAPAECSAVVKANAYGMGAEKISSALYQAGCRTFFVSQIQEALQLKTILPSNITLVLLNGFPPTTEEFVAQAGLIPVLNSWHAIESWQMLCQKKHQKFPAIIQIDTHMNRLGLDQEELQQLIKQPTIFEKANIKYIMSHLSNGDDATHASNDTQLTAMKTALAQLPTCKVSLANSGGIFLNSDFYFDLVRPGIALYGVDPHGKCPTPIKPVLKLETQVIQSRHVDAGTPVGYGGSFVTSRPSTLTTISIGYADGWLRTLSNKGVVYFNGHKLPIIGRISMDSTIVDATDLECEKPKIGDWVELIGPHQTVEDVAADADTIPYEILTSLGPRCKRIYI, from the coding sequence ATGAACCAACTCGTTGATTATAAAACAAACGCTGAACTTCCTTATACAACTGTAGCGACCATTGATCTTGGTGCTATTATTGCAAATTATAAAATTTTAGCCCAACATATTGCTCCTGCAGAATGCTCCGCTGTTGTGAAAGCAAATGCCTATGGAATGGGAGCTGAAAAAATTTCTTCTGCACTTTATCAGGCTGGTTGCCGTACCTTTTTTGTTTCTCAAATCCAAGAAGCACTGCAGCTAAAAACCATTTTACCTTCCAATATTACCCTCGTCCTTCTTAACGGCTTTCCACCGACGACAGAGGAATTTGTCGCTCAAGCGGGTCTTATCCCTGTTCTGAATTCTTGGCATGCGATCGAAAGTTGGCAAATGCTTTGCCAAAAAAAACATCAAAAATTTCCAGCAATCATCCAAATTGATACGCATATGAACCGATTGGGGCTTGATCAAGAAGAGTTACAACAGCTTATTAAACAACCTACCATTTTTGAAAAAGCCAACATAAAATATATTATGAGCCATCTTTCCAATGGAGATGACGCTACACATGCATCAAATGATACTCAATTAACTGCGATGAAAACAGCGCTCGCACAGCTCCCCACCTGTAAAGTCTCACTTGCCAATTCTGGGGGAATTTTCCTTAATTCAGACTTTTACTTTGATCTCGTTCGTCCAGGCATTGCACTTTACGGGGTTGACCCTCATGGAAAATGTCCAACCCCTATCAAACCTGTTTTAAAACTCGAAACCCAGGTTATTCAGAGCCGCCATGTTGATGCAGGCACCCCTGTTGGCTATGGAGGAAGTTTCGTGACCTCTCGACCGAGCACCCTCACAACTATTTCTATCGGCTATGCTGATGGTTGGCTGCGCACTCTTTCTAATAAAGGTGTCGTTTATTTCAACGGACATAAACTCCCTATTATTGGACGTATCTCTATGGATTCCACAATTGTGGATGCAACCGATCTTGAGTGTGAAAAACCTAAAATAGGCGACTGGGTAGAGCTGA